A region of Maridesulfovibrio sp. DNA encodes the following proteins:
- a CDS encoding aminodeoxychorismate/anthranilate synthase component II yields MFLLVDNFDSFTFNLVQAFQQLGADPLVLRNDREEILELAESGKLERVCLSPGPSNPENAGYSLEFLSRLPKEIPVLGVCLGHQTLGHFAGASVVRAGRIMHGKTSDVYHNGDGLFTGLDNPFNVCRYHSLVVNVDEAPDKLELTAWTDQDEVMGLRYKDRPWTGVQFHPESILTPDGPKLLENFLDGNI; encoded by the coding sequence ATGTTTTTACTCGTGGATAATTTTGATTCGTTTACTTTCAATCTGGTGCAGGCGTTCCAGCAGTTGGGAGCCGACCCGCTGGTGCTGCGTAATGACCGTGAGGAAATCCTCGAGTTGGCCGAATCCGGCAAGCTGGAGCGGGTCTGCCTCTCTCCCGGACCGAGCAACCCGGAGAATGCAGGTTATTCCCTTGAGTTCCTTTCTCGGCTTCCCAAAGAAATCCCGGTACTGGGGGTCTGCCTCGGACACCAGACCTTAGGTCATTTTGCAGGGGCTTCCGTGGTCCGGGCCGGACGGATAATGCACGGCAAGACTTCGGATGTTTACCATAACGGTGATGGCCTTTTTACTGGATTGGACAATCCGTTCAATGTCTGCCGTTACCACTCTCTGGTGGTAAACGTAGATGAAGCTCCTGATAAGCTGGAGCTGACTGCATGGACCGATCAGGATGAGGTCATGGGCTTGCGTTACAAAGACCGCCCATGGACAGGGGTGCAGTTTCATCCCGAGTCTATTCTGACTCCTGATGGACCGAAATTGCTTGAGAATTTTTTGGACGGTAATATTTAA
- the trpD gene encoding anthranilate phosphoribosyltransferase codes for MSQIISEALTALCAGQDLTTELADAVFEELFSGEMTHAQAGALLMGLRSKGEKAVEVAAGVRAALREAKLIKGINSPCIDTCGTGGDGTNSFNCSTAVALYLADMGYLVTKHGNRAVSSSCGSADVLEDLGVSLGTTVNEARDVLIENKFVFLFAPNYHPAFGKIAPIRKELGIPTLFNLMGPLLNPARPTHQILGVGRPEIMRLMAEVLALTNVEKAYVVHGAGNFDELTPFGVNDAILVENGELTEVKIDPADYGFATAKPEDVAVQNRAEALAAIRKVLAGQAPQAMLDMVALNLGASISIMDGISLEEGMEKAKSKVAMGVDKEY; via the coding sequence ATGTCACAGATAATAAGCGAAGCCCTGACTGCTCTGTGTGCAGGTCAGGACCTTACAACAGAACTGGCAGATGCTGTTTTTGAGGAACTTTTTTCCGGAGAAATGACTCATGCTCAGGCGGGCGCATTGCTCATGGGGTTGCGCAGTAAGGGCGAAAAGGCTGTGGAAGTAGCAGCGGGAGTTCGTGCGGCTTTGCGTGAAGCCAAGCTTATCAAGGGTATCAACAGTCCATGTATTGATACCTGCGGCACCGGCGGTGACGGGACCAACAGCTTTAACTGCTCAACAGCAGTGGCTCTTTATCTTGCGGATATGGGCTATCTGGTTACCAAGCACGGCAACCGGGCTGTATCTTCTTCCTGCGGTTCAGCTGATGTTCTTGAAGATCTGGGCGTTTCGCTGGGCACGACTGTAAACGAAGCACGTGATGTGTTGATTGAGAATAAATTTGTGTTCCTGTTTGCCCCCAATTACCATCCGGCCTTTGGAAAAATTGCTCCAATCCGTAAGGAATTGGGAATTCCTACCCTGTTTAACCTCATGGGCCCCCTGTTGAACCCCGCCCGTCCCACCCATCAGATATTAGGCGTGGGCAGGCCGGAGATTATGCGCCTTATGGCAGAAGTACTGGCTTTGACCAATGTGGAGAAGGCTTACGTTGTGCATGGGGCTGGCAATTTTGACGAATTGACCCCGTTCGGTGTGAACGATGCCATTTTGGTGGAGAACGGTGAACTGACTGAAGTTAAGATTGATCCTGCTGATTATGGATTTGCAACAGCCAAGCCTGAAGATGTGGCGGTGCAGAACCGAGCAGAGGCTCTGGCAGCTATCCGTAAGGTTCTGGCCGGGCAGGCTCCGCAAGCCATGCTTGATATGGTGGCACTTAACCTCGGCGCGTCCATATCCATCATGGATGGTATCTCTTTAGAAGAAGGCATGGAAAAAGCGAAGAGCAAGGTCGCCATGGGCGTGGACAAGGAATACTAG
- a CDS encoding indole-3-glycerol-phosphate synthase — MLDKFRKAKQAELDMLQQMQEEGKKFTPYAGKRLSFADAIRRDDSGLKVIAEYKRASPSKGDINLGLSAADVAGMYAAGGASAISVLTEEEYFKGNLGYLDEIKPSGLPMLRKDFLTDLMQVEQTLATPASALLIIVRMFEDDGYLKEMIESTHAAGLDAVVEAFDEADLIRAKKAGAKIIQINNRDLDTLGIDMNRSIEFIKQKDEGEIWICASGISEPEDCSQMNGLGYDTVLIGTSIMSSPDPQAKLAALVAGGKS, encoded by the coding sequence ATGCTGGATAAATTCAGAAAAGCAAAACAGGCCGAGCTGGATATGCTCCAGCAGATGCAGGAAGAGGGAAAAAAGTTTACTCCTTACGCCGGTAAACGTCTTTCTTTTGCCGATGCAATCCGCCGTGACGATTCCGGGCTGAAGGTCATTGCCGAGTATAAGCGTGCTTCTCCTTCAAAGGGTGACATCAATCTGGGTTTAAGTGCTGCGGATGTTGCCGGAATGTATGCTGCCGGAGGAGCTTCGGCTATTTCCGTGCTCACCGAAGAGGAGTACTTCAAAGGAAATCTGGGTTATCTTGATGAGATCAAACCCAGCGGACTTCCTATGCTGCGCAAGGATTTCCTGACCGATCTGATGCAGGTTGAGCAGACCTTGGCAACTCCGGCTTCAGCTTTGCTGATCATCGTCCGTATGTTCGAGGATGACGGTTACCTTAAAGAAATGATCGAGAGCACTCATGCCGCAGGGCTGGATGCAGTAGTTGAAGCTTTTGATGAAGCTGATCTTATCCGGGCAAAGAAAGCCGGTGCGAAGATTATCCAGATCAACAACCGCGATCTCGATACCCTTGGCATCGACATGAACCGTTCAATTGAATTCATCAAGCAGAAGGACGAAGGTGAGATTTGGATCTGCGCCAGCGGAATCAGCGAACCGGAAGACTGCTCACAGATGAATGGCCTTGGGTATGATACTGTGCTCATCGGAACCTCCATCATGTCCAGTCCGGACCCGCAGGCCAAACTTGCAGCTCTGGTTGCTGGAGGTAAATCATGA
- a CDS encoding phosphoribosylanthranilate isomerase has translation MSLLVKVCGMTSAEDAAMCEEQDVDFLGFIFHPSSPRNVDTDFARSIKPASAKKVGVFVKQSAAQVIETLKNGDLDFAQLHGGQNEEFCKAVGRERVIKVFWPQKYDSVKELQAEIDRFAPHCTYMLFDAGKSGGGHGVSMEFDVFKDVTIPVPWLLAGGLSADNLKEALDTAKPYGVDLNSGVESEPGRKDKDKLREALAVITQ, from the coding sequence ATGAGCCTGCTGGTCAAGGTTTGCGGGATGACATCTGCAGAAGATGCAGCCATGTGTGAAGAGCAGGACGTTGATTTTCTGGGGTTCATCTTTCACCCTTCCAGTCCGCGCAATGTGGATACGGATTTTGCCCGATCAATTAAGCCTGCTTCAGCAAAGAAAGTCGGCGTATTTGTCAAGCAGAGTGCGGCGCAAGTGATTGAGACCTTGAAAAACGGCGATCTTGATTTTGCCCAATTGCACGGCGGGCAGAATGAAGAATTCTGCAAGGCCGTGGGCAGGGAACGGGTTATCAAAGTCTTCTGGCCCCAGAAATACGATTCGGTAAAAGAGTTGCAGGCGGAGATTGACCGCTTCGCTCCACACTGTACCTACATGCTTTTTGATGCTGGAAAGTCCGGCGGAGGACATGGTGTTTCCATGGAATTCGATGTCTTTAAAGATGTTACTATTCCGGTTCCATGGCTTTTGGCGGGAGGCCTTTCCGCCGATAATTTAAAAGAGGCACTGGACACAGCCAAACCGTACGGGGTTGATCTTAATTCCGGCGTTGAGTCTGAACCGGGTAGAAAAGATAAAGATAAATTGAGGGAGGCCCTTGCGGTCATAACTCAATAA